Proteins found in one Nocardia brasiliensis ATCC 700358 genomic segment:
- a CDS encoding citrate/2-methylcitrate synthase: MTSNAAELTDIAELIEVPAGLRHVVAADTRLGDVRGREGFYHYRQYSAIDLATTCTFEEVWFLLFEGRLPDAAELAAFTAETARLRTLPADLSPMLASIAAAGDRFRPMAGLRTALSLLAGLRDLPPMWDSAPAQRTGDALLICAVTPTILAALHRLRRGLAPLTPRADLSTAANWLYLLTGEVPDARAARAIEQYLIATIDHGFNASTFAGRVVAATGADLASAVLAAIGAFCGPLHGGAPDRALDGLDEIGSVEGIDSWVRGKIAAGDRIMGFGHAVYRTEDPRSVLLRSIATEMGGELVEFATTVERRVTELLAELKPGRHLYANVEFYAGVVMELCGIPRTMFTPTFATSRVVGWTANMLEQAETGKIIRPSARYVGPAAPQPIPSRA, encoded by the coding sequence ATGACGAGCAACGCTGCTGAACTGACCGACATCGCTGAGTTGATCGAGGTACCTGCCGGTTTGCGGCATGTTGTCGCGGCCGATACCCGGCTCGGTGATGTGCGCGGGCGTGAGGGGTTCTATCACTACCGCCAGTACTCCGCGATCGACTTGGCGACCACGTGCACCTTCGAAGAGGTGTGGTTTCTGTTGTTCGAGGGCCGGCTGCCCGATGCGGCGGAGCTGGCCGCGTTCACCGCCGAGACGGCGCGGCTGCGCACGTTGCCCGCGGACCTGTCGCCGATGTTGGCGTCGATCGCCGCGGCCGGGGATCGGTTCCGGCCGATGGCCGGATTGCGCACGGCGTTGTCCTTGCTGGCCGGTCTCCGCGATCTGCCGCCGATGTGGGACAGCGCCCCCGCCCAGCGCACAGGCGATGCATTGCTGATCTGCGCGGTGACGCCGACCATTCTGGCGGCACTGCATCGGTTGCGTCGCGGACTCGCGCCGCTCACCCCGCGCGCGGACCTGTCCACCGCCGCGAACTGGCTGTATCTGCTGACCGGCGAGGTGCCGGACGCGCGCGCGGCGCGGGCGATCGAACAGTATTTGATCGCCACCATCGACCACGGCTTCAATGCCTCCACCTTCGCGGGACGCGTTGTCGCCGCGACCGGGGCAGACCTCGCCTCAGCCGTTCTCGCCGCCATCGGGGCGTTCTGCGGGCCGCTGCACGGCGGGGCGCCCGATCGAGCCCTCGACGGGTTGGACGAGATCGGTAGTGTCGAGGGCATCGACAGCTGGGTGCGCGGCAAGATCGCCGCGGGTGACCGCATCATGGGCTTCGGGCACGCCGTCTACCGCACCGAAGATCCGCGCTCGGTGCTTCTTCGGTCGATCGCCACCGAAATGGGCGGGGAACTCGTCGAATTCGCGACAACCGTGGAGCGGCGGGTGACCGAACTGCTCGCCGAACTCAAACCCGGACGCCACCTGTACGCCAACGTCGAGTTCTATGCCGGAGTCGTGATGGAACTGTGCGGTATTCCGCGCACCATGTTCACGCCCACTTTCGCGACGAGCCGAGTGGTCGGCTGGACGGCGAACATGCTCGAGCAAGCCGAAACCGGGAAGATCATCCGTCCGTCCGCACGGTACGTGGGACCGGCTGCGCCGCAACCCATCCCGTCGAGAGCGTGA
- a CDS encoding DinB family protein, which translates to MLDRNREALIDTVRGLSEADARRKLVPSLTTPISLIKHAAGAERIWFQRFWAGLGEADCDGYSRRDEGTFAVADDESLADVIAEFERASRRSREIAARFDLDDTKDNPREGKVSMRWTLLAMIEEFARHAGHGDILREQIDQAREPAHGERA; encoded by the coding sequence ATGCTCGACCGCAACCGTGAGGCGCTGATCGATACCGTGCGCGGTCTGTCGGAGGCGGACGCCCGGCGCAAGCTCGTCCCGTCGTTGACCACACCGATCTCGTTGATCAAGCACGCCGCCGGCGCGGAACGGATCTGGTTCCAACGGTTCTGGGCAGGACTCGGCGAGGCCGACTGCGACGGCTACTCGCGCCGCGACGAAGGCACCTTCGCCGTCGCCGACGACGAGTCGCTGGCCGACGTCATCGCCGAATTCGAGCGGGCCAGCCGGCGCTCCCGCGAGATCGCCGCCCGTTTCGATCTCGACGACACCAAGGACAATCCCCGTGAAGGCAAGGTCAGCATGCGCTGGACCCTGCTCGCGATGATCGAGGAATTCGCCAGGCACGCAGGTCACGGTGACATCCTGCGCGAACAGATCGACCAGGCGCGCGAACCGGCCCACGGCGAACGAGCCTAG
- a CDS encoding site-specific integrase: MEERSAVVAVPESVRNELRRGVRSVLVDAAALRLVRERFDDVQAGSLRRYLEASQSANTLRAYRTDWIAWSAWCLAESRQAMPADPLDVAVYLAAAADARRDTGGWAFSAATLERKSAAIAAVHAANGLPSPTRSDVVRLTLRGIRRTRRTQPTRKRPVLLHTLDQLLAGLPEPGWPNEPARRRDALMLLVGFAGALRRSELAGLRIADVEVRVDHATGEPVLLVRLPTTKTDPTGVAEQRVALPRGQRPRTCPVCAFADWVRLLEILAAEGTTGLRAWIADGGDTDPAIHRCHGFTGTALAADPDLPLCPTITRHGTVGTDPMSGRAVAELVKRYAARAGLDPDLFSGHSLRAGFATQAALGGASDREIMRQGRWSNPRTVHGYIRTANPLEDNAVTKLGL; the protein is encoded by the coding sequence ATGGAAGAGCGGTCTGCCGTGGTCGCCGTGCCGGAGTCGGTGCGTAACGAATTGCGTCGTGGTGTGCGCAGTGTCCTGGTGGACGCGGCGGCGTTGCGGTTGGTGCGGGAACGGTTCGATGACGTGCAGGCCGGGTCGCTGCGCCGCTACCTCGAGGCATCGCAGTCGGCTAATACGTTGCGCGCCTATCGAACCGACTGGATCGCGTGGTCGGCGTGGTGCCTGGCCGAGAGCAGGCAGGCGATGCCCGCCGATCCGCTGGATGTCGCCGTGTATCTCGCGGCTGCGGCCGACGCCCGCCGCGACACGGGCGGCTGGGCGTTCAGCGCGGCCACCCTGGAACGGAAGTCGGCCGCCATCGCCGCCGTGCACGCGGCCAACGGACTGCCCTCACCGACCCGTTCCGATGTGGTCCGCCTGACCCTGCGCGGTATCCGTCGCACCCGTCGCACCCAGCCCACCCGCAAACGCCCGGTCCTGCTGCACACCCTCGACCAGTTGCTGGCCGGGCTGCCCGAACCCGGTTGGCCGAACGAACCTGCCCGCCGCCGTGACGCACTCATGCTGTTGGTGGGGTTCGCCGGAGCGCTGCGGCGTAGCGAGTTGGCGGGCCTGCGGATCGCCGATGTGGAGGTGCGCGTCGATCACGCCACGGGCGAACCGGTGCTGCTGGTGCGGTTGCCGACGACCAAGACCGACCCCACCGGCGTTGCCGAACAGCGTGTCGCGCTGCCGCGGGGTCAACGCCCGCGCACCTGCCCGGTGTGCGCATTCGCCGACTGGGTGCGACTGCTCGAAATACTTGCCGCCGAGGGCACCACGGGCTTGCGGGCGTGGATCGCCGACGGCGGCGACACCGATCCGGCCATCCACCGCTGTCACGGTTTCACCGGTACCGCGCTCGCCGCCGATCCGGATCTTCCGTTGTGCCCCACCATCACTCGGCACGGCACGGTCGGCACCGATCCGATGTCGGGCCGGGCAGTCGCAGAACTCGTCAAACGGTATGCGGCTCGCGCGGGACTGGACCCCGACCTGTTCTCCGGGCACTCGTTGCGCGCCGGCTTCGCCACCCAGGCGGCGCTCGGTGGCGCCAGCGACCGCGAGATCATGCGTCAGGGCCGCTGGTCCAATCCGCGCACCGTGCACGGCTACATCCGTACGGCGAACCCGTTGGAGGACAACGCCGTAACCAAACTCGGGCTCTGA
- the infA gene encoding translation initiation factor IF-1: MTNARKSGKGIEIEGTVVECLRNATFKVELPNGHTVLAHISGKIRKNYIKILPQDRVLVEVSPYDLTRGRILFRYRT; the protein is encoded by the coding sequence ATGACCAACGCCCGAAAGTCCGGCAAGGGCATCGAGATCGAGGGCACGGTGGTGGAGTGCCTGCGCAACGCCACCTTCAAGGTCGAACTTCCGAACGGGCACACCGTCCTCGCGCACATCAGCGGGAAGATCCGGAAGAACTACATCAAGATCCTGCCGCAGGACCGAGTGCTGGTGGAGGTCAGTCCCTATGACCTCACCCGCGGTCGAATCCTGTTCCGGTACAGAACATAA
- a CDS encoding DUF1062 domain-containing protein, which produces MRTERGAGLPHRRSIQGPAADNSTRCRAARLDDARVRQIDRNRLSLDWDQPWRLVTDGSDYLNRAVHFAARIPVRPVRLIAQGCGLPRAEVERLLGDGRLVSAIRLSGTVSDDFTFTLKR; this is translated from the coding sequence ATGCGGACCGAGCGTGGTGCGGGCCTACCGCACCGCAGATCCATCCAAGGACCTGCTGCCGATAACAGTACTCGATGCCGGGCGGCCCGTCTCGACGATGCGCGGGTCCGGCAGATCGACCGTAATCGCCTCTCCCTCGACTGGGACCAGCCCTGGCGTCTCGTCACCGACGGGTCCGACTACCTGAACCGCGCGGTGCACTTCGCCGCGCGTATCCCCGTCCGACCGGTTCGGTTGATCGCGCAGGGGTGCGGCCTGCCACGAGCCGAGGTCGAGCGGCTGCTCGGCGACGGACGGCTCGTCTCGGCAATTCGATTGAGCGGCACGGTCTCCGACGATTTCACCTTCACCCTGAAACGCTGA
- a CDS encoding GNAT family N-acetyltransferase, which yields MSDGWSDHLVVRPLTVDDARQVVGWQYGGPWQIYNLTADDELPSAADGYMAVADAGSGRLVGFFCTGPEARVPGIAADPGILDLGVGMDPHWVGKGHGKQFGSAVLTELRRDHPSTPVRAVIQAWNARSRQLVRQLGFAECAEHSCIQDGRPVAYVVAMLPVSS from the coding sequence ATGAGTGATGGATGGTCCGATCACCTGGTGGTGCGTCCCTTGACCGTCGACGATGCCCGCCAGGTGGTCGGGTGGCAGTACGGCGGACCGTGGCAGATCTACAACTTGACCGCCGACGACGAGCTACCCAGCGCCGCCGACGGGTACATGGCGGTGGCCGACGCGGGCAGCGGACGCCTCGTCGGCTTTTTCTGCACCGGTCCCGAAGCGCGGGTACCCGGCATCGCCGCGGATCCAGGCATCCTCGATCTCGGGGTCGGCATGGACCCGCACTGGGTCGGCAAGGGGCACGGCAAACAGTTCGGCAGCGCGGTGCTGACCGAACTCCGCCGCGACCACCCGTCGACGCCCGTCCGCGCGGTCATCCAGGCGTGGAACGCCCGCAGTCGGCAGCTGGTCCGCCAGCTGGGGTTCGCCGAGTGTGCCGAACACTCCTGCATCCAGGACGGGCGCCCCGTCGCCTACGTGGTGGCGATGTTGCCGGTCTCGTCGTAG
- a CDS encoding alpha/beta hydrolase, which yields MTARSIGQSWALDIALAQGGFDALHPAAKGTMEQLGHDHTDFDKVFDLVQSAAMLPKAWATVAAQAEERAAHHERHGFARTAADLYNRAAVMWGRAQYSIFEAADPRKRAFRTRADHCVERLGALRGGLVRRVVLDFEGKQIYALLHLPEGVVRAAPAVILGPGMDMIKEDYIHAAERYYTARGIVALSIEGPGQGESRANGLTVDLTNYERAVGRYLDYLTELPEVDPQRIGMFGISMSGYWGSRAAAVDRRLAALAAFEAPTGDFRTIFERAQPTFKNNFMYMAGYQDEEAFDRELASCMPLGGSVGDITCPVLFGLGEFDELTPLEQALANYELVKAPKEIRVYEGEFHPLGGVAAEVFRFGAEWLERALSGELAEAGRDVRHYVHRDGRTTDGTADPRWWSGAVPSALEDLRTGQ from the coding sequence ATGACCGCACGTTCGATCGGACAGAGCTGGGCCCTCGACATCGCCCTGGCCCAGGGCGGCTTCGACGCTCTGCATCCGGCGGCCAAGGGCACCATGGAACAGCTCGGCCACGACCACACCGACTTCGACAAGGTCTTCGACCTGGTGCAGAGCGCGGCGATGCTGCCGAAAGCGTGGGCGACCGTCGCCGCGCAGGCCGAGGAGCGCGCCGCCCACCACGAGCGACACGGTTTCGCGCGCACCGCCGCCGACCTGTACAACCGGGCCGCGGTGATGTGGGGCCGGGCGCAGTACTCGATCTTCGAGGCCGCCGATCCGCGCAAACGCGCCTTCCGCACGCGTGCCGATCACTGCGTGGAGCGGCTAGGGGCCCTGCGCGGCGGGTTGGTCCGGCGGGTGGTCCTCGACTTCGAGGGCAAGCAGATCTACGCGCTGCTGCACCTGCCCGAAGGGGTGGTGCGCGCCGCGCCCGCGGTGATCCTCGGCCCCGGTATGGACATGATCAAAGAGGACTACATCCACGCGGCCGAGCGCTACTACACCGCACGCGGGATCGTCGCGCTGTCCATCGAAGGACCGGGGCAGGGGGAGTCCCGGGCCAACGGGCTGACCGTCGACCTCACCAATTACGAACGCGCCGTCGGCCGTTACCTCGACTACCTGACCGAGCTGCCCGAGGTGGATCCGCAGCGGATCGGAATGTTCGGGATCAGCATGAGCGGCTACTGGGGTTCGCGTGCGGCCGCGGTGGACCGGCGGCTGGCCGCGCTCGCCGCCTTCGAGGCGCCCACCGGCGATTTCCGCACCATCTTCGAGCGCGCCCAGCCGACCTTCAAGAACAACTTCATGTACATGGCCGGCTATCAGGACGAGGAGGCGTTCGACCGTGAACTGGCCTCCTGCATGCCGCTCGGCGGGTCGGTCGGCGACATCACCTGCCCGGTACTGTTCGGCCTCGGCGAATTCGATGAGCTGACCCCGCTGGAGCAGGCGCTGGCCAACTATGAACTAGTCAAGGCGCCCAAGGAGATTCGAGTCTACGAGGGCGAATTCCACCCCCTCGGCGGTGTCGCGGCCGAGGTGTTCCGCTTCGGCGCCGAATGGCTCGAACGCGCCCTCTCCGGCGAACTCGCCGAAGCCGGCCGCGACGTGCGCCACTACGTCCACCGCGACGGCCGCACCACCGACGGCACCGCCGACCCCCGATGGTGGTCCGGCGCAGTCCCTTCCGCCCTCGAAGACCTGCGCACCGGCCAGTAG
- a CDS encoding citrate synthase: protein MAEKSDARYLSTAEVADRLEIKPATVYAYVSRGLLTKVPAADRRGSLFREDEVSRLARGRRRGTGHRSTIEDVTTAISAIDEDRLYYRGRDVAELAATHPVESVAGLLWTGEAVAQEFRAPATLLATTRAAVDALDPTVRLTDRLRVAVTVAGASDPLRFDLSTPGVLRTARILLAVETAGLGAAQDDSATLVERITPSLTDAAVPPELLDTTLTLLADHGLAVSTVAARVAASARVHPYAVVSAGLGALDSQYHGTASTLAYRFLAEAIADPLGAASERLRLGAGLPGFGHLVYRAADPRAEILLDRLRAIPAAAPALAAVDTITEQLGAPHTTVANIDLALAVLMHAYRMRPDAGEALFALARTIGWIAHTLEEYTEPPMRFRPTRTPPARNYDETGNIATT, encoded by the coding sequence GTGGCCGAGAAAAGTGACGCACGTTACCTGAGCACCGCCGAAGTGGCGGACCGTCTGGAGATCAAGCCCGCGACGGTCTACGCCTACGTGAGCCGCGGGTTGCTGACCAAGGTCCCGGCGGCGGACCGGCGCGGCAGCCTGTTCCGCGAGGACGAGGTGTCCCGCCTCGCCCGCGGCCGCCGCCGCGGCACCGGTCACCGCAGCACCATCGAAGACGTCACCACCGCGATCTCGGCCATCGACGAGGACCGGCTCTACTATCGAGGCCGCGATGTCGCCGAGCTGGCGGCCACGCATCCGGTCGAATCCGTCGCCGGGCTGCTCTGGACGGGCGAGGCGGTGGCCCAGGAATTCCGCGCGCCTGCAACGCTTCTCGCGACCACCCGCGCCGCGGTGGACGCGCTCGATCCCACGGTGCGGCTGACCGATCGCCTGCGGGTCGCGGTGACGGTGGCCGGCGCGAGCGACCCGCTGCGCTTCGATCTGTCCACGCCCGGCGTACTGCGCACCGCGCGTATACTTCTCGCCGTCGAGACAGCAGGACTCGGTGCGGCCCAAGATGATTCGGCAACGCTCGTCGAACGGATCACGCCGAGCCTGACCGACGCCGCCGTGCCGCCCGAGTTACTCGACACGACACTGACATTGCTGGCCGATCACGGGCTGGCGGTCTCCACGGTGGCGGCTCGGGTCGCGGCGAGCGCGCGCGTGCATCCCTACGCCGTGGTCTCGGCGGGCCTCGGTGCCCTCGACAGCCAATACCATGGCACCGCAAGCACTCTCGCCTACCGGTTCCTGGCCGAGGCGATCGCCGATCCGCTGGGCGCGGCGTCCGAACGCCTCCGCCTGGGTGCCGGGCTGCCCGGTTTCGGGCACCTCGTCTACCGGGCCGCCGATCCGCGCGCCGAAATCCTCTTGGACCGGCTGCGTGCGATACCGGCGGCGGCCCCGGCCCTGGCCGCCGTCGACACCATCACCGAGCAACTCGGCGCACCGCACACCACCGTCGCGAACATCGACCTGGCGCTGGCCGTACTCATGCACGCATACCGGATGCGTCCCGACGCGGGCGAGGCCCTCTTCGCCCTCGCCCGCACCATCGGCTGGATCGCGCACACGCTGGAGGAGTACACCGAGCCCCCGATGCGCTTCCGCCCCACCCGAACTCCCCCGGCCCGGAACTACGACGAGACCGGCAACATCGCCACCACGTAG
- a CDS encoding GNAT family N-acetyltransferase, with protein sequence MSALHPAAHPGDPEITRLSPTRWQAVADGRVLGHADAARRPDGRTFVSIDSWDDTVFDRLAAAILNDLPAPLHTVVDELEADLRSRWEHAGFTTRRREWEYLIPADPQHIGLGSAAVPAGVTLLPFGAAQQVPLRAAYAAIRAEIEATAGWDTMPAEIIDRPFDCGHFAVAVSDQEYVGLLRTATRRKHARIELLAVRAAHRRRGIARALLAQALDALHRSGIDAVSAFVDETATAAIALFDSLGGARRAGSNLELVLR encoded by the coding sequence ATGAGTGCACTACATCCCGCCGCGCACCCGGGCGATCCCGAGATCACGCGGCTTTCCCCCACCCGATGGCAGGCAGTCGCGGACGGTCGAGTACTCGGCCACGCCGACGCCGCACGGCGCCCCGACGGCCGGACCTTCGTGAGCATCGACTCCTGGGACGACACCGTCTTCGACCGCCTCGCCGCGGCCATACTGAACGATCTGCCGGCGCCGCTGCACACGGTGGTCGACGAGCTGGAAGCGGATCTGCGGTCGCGCTGGGAACACGCCGGTTTCACCACCCGACGCCGCGAGTGGGAATACCTGATACCCGCGGATCCGCAGCACATCGGGCTCGGATCGGCAGCGGTCCCTGCAGGGGTGACGTTACTGCCATTCGGTGCGGCACAACAGGTTCCGTTGCGCGCGGCGTATGCGGCGATCCGCGCGGAGATCGAGGCCACCGCCGGGTGGGACACCATGCCCGCCGAGATCATCGACCGCCCGTTCGACTGCGGGCACTTCGCCGTCGCTGTCTCCGATCAGGAGTATGTGGGTTTGCTGCGAACCGCCACGCGCCGCAAACACGCGCGGATCGAACTGCTCGCCGTGCGCGCCGCGCACCGCAGACGCGGTATCGCACGTGCTCTGCTCGCCCAGGCGCTCGACGCGCTGCACCGGTCCGGGATCGACGCGGTCTCCGCGTTCGTCGACGAAACCGCCACCGCGGCGATCGCGCTGTTCGACAGTCTCGGCGGGGCACGCCGCGCGGGCAGCAACCTGGAGTTGGTGCTGCGATGA
- a CDS encoding VOC family protein, with protein sequence MGYEFQVVVDSADPHTLADWWAEALRWEVEPQDEDFIRSMIAQGHATDEDTTTHNGKLKWKIGAAIRHADRPRVLFQLVPEAKTVKNRMHLDIRVDSAQRAAEVERLTGIGAKVVYEGKEGPSQWVTMTDPEGNEFCVA encoded by the coding sequence ATGGGATACGAATTTCAGGTCGTCGTCGACAGTGCCGACCCGCATACGCTCGCGGACTGGTGGGCCGAGGCGTTGCGGTGGGAGGTCGAGCCGCAGGACGAGGACTTCATCCGCAGCATGATCGCTCAGGGCCACGCCACCGACGAGGACACCACGACCCATAACGGCAAACTGAAATGGAAGATCGGCGCCGCCATCCGCCACGCCGACCGCCCGCGCGTGCTGTTCCAGTTGGTGCCCGAGGCCAAAACGGTGAAGAACCGGATGCACCTCGATATCCGCGTCGACTCCGCGCAACGAGCGGCCGAGGTCGAACGGCTGACCGGAATCGGCGCAAAGGTCGTGTACGAAGGCAAGGAAGGCCCCTCCCAGTGGGTGACCATGACCGACCCCGAAGGCAACGAATTCTGCGTCGCCTGA
- a CDS encoding MarR family winged helix-turn-helix transcriptional regulator — protein sequence MPTRDTALDQLARAAYRLSAADSRLRGRATRSPDALSLTHARALRVLADQGPLTIGQLAAGTETTGAATTQLVDGLVAAGYVTKKRSPEDKRSVLVTLTEAGRTRCGERMAAMHTALQEELADHDTAALHSATEVLHRLVAIYDRL from the coding sequence TTGCCGACGCGCGATACGGCCCTCGACCAACTCGCTCGCGCCGCCTATCGCCTCAGCGCGGCGGACTCCCGGCTACGCGGCCGCGCCACCCGCAGCCCGGACGCCCTCTCTCTCACCCACGCTCGCGCGCTGCGCGTACTCGCCGATCAAGGCCCGCTCACCATCGGCCAACTGGCGGCCGGTACCGAAACCACCGGCGCCGCAACAACCCAGCTCGTCGACGGCCTGGTCGCCGCGGGTTACGTCACCAAAAAGCGCTCACCCGAAGACAAACGCTCGGTCCTGGTCACCCTCACCGAAGCCGGCCGCACCCGCTGCGGCGAACGCATGGCCGCCATGCACACGGCCCTGCAGGAGGAACTGGCCGATCACGACACCGCCGCACTACATTCCGCGACCGAGGTGCTGCACAGATTGGTCGCGATCTATGACCGACTGTGA
- a CDS encoding aminoglycoside adenylyltransferase domain-containing protein — protein sequence MPLPPLVAQTIDSYLALADAEAPGLIEGLYLEGSVALDDYRPGASDIDFIAVTAAPPDPAAIAALERVHARLRRQQRRPFFDGSYLTWADLAAGPDAATGRPSILEGKFQPCGTHQTPVTWHTLAGHGVTLRGPDSTELDIWTDAAALAAWQNTNLDEYWAPGLAAGARLASKHGLGLLTDYGTIWTVTGIARLHYTIVTGAITSKDGAGRHARQYFPDRWHRVIDEALRLRRNDSRRSLYRSPFARRREILDFGHAMIADAHAVYGERWGVGG from the coding sequence ATGCCGCTGCCCCCGCTCGTCGCACAAACCATCGACTCGTATCTGGCCTTGGCGGACGCCGAAGCGCCGGGACTGATCGAAGGCCTGTACTTGGAAGGCTCTGTCGCACTGGACGATTACCGTCCCGGCGCGAGCGATATCGATTTCATCGCCGTCACCGCCGCGCCGCCCGATCCCGCCGCGATAGCCGCGCTGGAACGGGTCCACGCCCGGCTCCGGCGGCAGCAACGTCGTCCGTTCTTCGACGGCAGCTATCTCACCTGGGCCGATCTCGCCGCAGGTCCGGACGCCGCGACCGGGCGACCGAGCATCCTCGAAGGAAAGTTCCAGCCATGCGGCACACACCAGACTCCGGTCACCTGGCACACCCTCGCCGGGCACGGCGTCACCCTGCGCGGGCCGGACAGCACCGAACTCGACATCTGGACCGACGCCGCGGCTCTGGCCGCCTGGCAGAACACCAACCTCGATGAATACTGGGCCCCCGGACTGGCCGCGGGTGCCCGTTTGGCGAGCAAGCACGGCCTCGGCCTGTTGACCGACTACGGCACCATCTGGACCGTCACCGGCATCGCACGCCTGCACTACACGATCGTCACCGGCGCCATCACCTCCAAGGACGGCGCGGGCCGGCACGCCCGCCAGTACTTCCCCGACCGCTGGCACCGCGTGATCGATGAAGCCCTGCGCTTGCGCCGCAACGACTCTCGTCGATCGCTCTACCGGAGTCCGTTCGCCCGCCGCCGCGAGATCCTCGACTTCGGGCACGCGATGATCGCCGACGCGCACGCCGTGTATGGGGAGCGGTGGGGCGTGGGCGGATGA
- the ligD gene encoding non-homologous end-joining DNA ligase yields MLAVSGRPPVDLGRWAIEMKWDGIRAVTVTRDRQCRFYSRNNRDISASFPELTAAFTELLGDRELVLDGEIVAPEPSTGAPSFRRLQRRMHVLNPGAELLREVPVQYLIFDLLDDGTALTSLPYTERRARLDELALDAKLIRTPPYYTDVDAGTMLGIAREHGLEGIVAKRLDSTYQPGRRAPVWIKTPLRRTTEIVVAGWLPGSGRFTGIFGSIVMGAYDDADRLVHVGNVGTGWTMRDRRALQARLNEITRPEPPFDVPPPRQVANAAHWVAPELVADIEFREVSSDGLRHPSWRGLRPDRDPREAKVPSPD; encoded by the coding sequence ATGCTGGCCGTCTCCGGACGGCCACCGGTCGATCTCGGCCGCTGGGCGATCGAAATGAAATGGGACGGGATCCGCGCGGTCACCGTCACGCGGGATCGGCAATGCCGCTTCTACAGCCGCAACAATCGCGATATCAGCGCGTCTTTCCCGGAACTGACCGCCGCGTTCACCGAATTGCTCGGCGACCGCGAACTCGTCCTCGACGGCGAGATCGTCGCACCGGAACCGAGTACCGGGGCGCCCTCGTTCCGTCGGCTACAGCGACGCATGCACGTGCTGAACCCCGGGGCCGAATTGCTGCGTGAGGTTCCCGTGCAGTACCTGATATTCGATCTGCTCGACGACGGGACCGCGCTCACGTCGCTGCCGTATACCGAGCGCCGCGCGCGCCTCGACGAATTGGCACTCGACGCGAAATTGATCCGCACGCCGCCCTATTACACCGATGTCGACGCCGGCACCATGCTCGGTATCGCACGCGAACACGGCCTCGAAGGCATCGTCGCGAAACGCCTCGACTCCACCTATCAGCCCGGTCGACGGGCGCCGGTGTGGATCAAGACCCCGCTGCGGCGCACCACGGAGATCGTCGTGGCGGGGTGGCTGCCCGGCAGCGGACGCTTCACCGGGATCTTCGGTTCGATCGTGATGGGGGCCTACGACGACGCGGACCGCCTCGTCCATGTCGGCAACGTCGGCACGGGTTGGACCATGCGCGACCGTCGTGCCCTGCAAGCCCGGCTGAACGAAATCACGCGCCCGGAACCGCCTTTCGACGTCCCGCCGCCGCGTCAGGTGGCGAACGCGGCGCACTGGGTCGCACCCGAACTGGTCGCCGACATCGAGTTCCGGGAGGTCAGTTCCGACGGGCTGCGCCATCCCAGCTGGCGTGGGCTACGTCCCGACCGTGACCCCCGTGAAGCGAAGGTGCCCAGTCCGGACTGA